Proteins from a genomic interval of Methanobacteriaceae archaeon:
- a CDS encoding DNA glycosylase — MEFILNPNELKGPCNLSLTINSGQTSQPAWGEKNGVFQELVLIDNKPCLLKVAERDDSLIINTESPNKISEAAIKQEINHIFDLDFDLNHFYDFLREDPNLKPTIEFCGGMRLFMAHDPFECIISSISSANCSIVRWSRSIRDIKSKWGQEYSPGLEKFYTFPSSKIISQLPEHDLEEMQRCEDHLSEDFEFTNNLQSCGVGYRAKYIIKAAEMIQNEIKLDKLAKMSYENAFETILELPGVGPKVADCILLYGFGMGEAFPVDVWIKRIICHLYFDGKDISVPKIREFGMDQFGEYAGYTQLYLFHYARKSGLLDKLKPSKS, encoded by the coding sequence ATGGAATTCATACTTAATCCCAATGAACTCAAAGGCCCCTGTAATCTTTCATTAACTATCAATAGTGGCCAAACTTCTCAACCAGCATGGGGTGAGAAAAATGGGGTTTTTCAGGAACTAGTTTTAATTGATAATAAACCATGTCTTTTAAAAGTGGCTGAAAGGGATGATTCATTAATAATTAATACGGAATCGCCTAATAAAATTTCAGAAGCCGCTATAAAACAAGAGATTAACCATATATTCGATCTTGATTTTGATTTAAATCATTTCTACGATTTTTTAAGAGAGGATCCTAATTTGAAACCTACCATTGAATTCTGCGGTGGAATGAGATTATTCATGGCTCATGATCCATTTGAATGTATAATTTCATCAATATCCTCGGCCAACTGTTCCATTGTGAGATGGAGCCGTTCCATTAGAGATATAAAGAGTAAATGGGGCCAAGAGTATTCACCTGGCCTTGAAAAATTCTATACTTTTCCTTCATCAAAAATAATCTCTCAATTACCGGAACACGACCTGGAAGAGATGCAGAGATGTGAAGATCACCTTTCTGAAGATTTTGAATTTACTAACAATCTTCAATCTTGTGGTGTGGGTTATAGGGCCAAATACATCATTAAAGCAGCTGAAATGATTCAAAACGAAATAAAACTAGATAAATTGGCTAAGATGAGTTATGAAAATGCATTTGAAACCATTCTAGAACTGCCTGGTGTAGGCCCTAAAGTGGCCGATTGTATTTTACTGTATGGTTTTGGTATGGGGGAAGCATTTCCAGTGGATGTATGGATAAAAAGAATAATTTGTCACCTATATTTTGATGGAAAAGATATTTCGGTTCCTAAAATACGGGAATTTGGCATGGATCAGTTTGGTGAATATGCAGGTTACACTCAGTTGTATTTATTCCACTATGCCCGTAAATCTGGACTTTTGGATAAATTAAAACCATCTAAAAGTTGA
- a CDS encoding sensor histidine kinase: MSLVHEKLYRSSDIAQVEMSSYTQHLVDDLVRNYGRHDLDIFVDIAEVKVGIDTAIPCGLIINELVSNSLKHAFPDNKLGEIRIKFNKNASNEFELVIQDNGVGISPEIDLKHSETLGLELVSSLINQLDGSLQMQKSPGATFKIKFQEIKYSKRI, encoded by the coding sequence ATTTCCCTAGTGCATGAAAAGCTCTATCGCTCATCAGATATAGCTCAAGTAGAAATGTCAAGCTATACACAGCATTTAGTGGATGATCTGGTGCGGAATTATGGAAGGCATGATTTAGATATTTTCGTGGATATAGCAGAAGTTAAAGTAGGGATAGATACCGCCATACCATGTGGATTGATAATTAATGAACTGGTGAGTAACAGTCTTAAGCACGCATTTCCCGACAATAAACTTGGTGAAATTCGGATTAAATTTAATAAAAATGCATCAAATGAATTTGAATTGGTTATACAAGACAATGGAGTAGGTATTTCTCCAGAAATCGACTTAAAACATTCAGAAACTCTCGGCCTAGAACTGGTATCCAGCCTTATAAACCAGCTAGATGGAAGTCTACAAATGCAAAAAAGCCCTGGTGCCACATTTAAGATTAAATTCCAGGAAATAAAATACAGTAAGAGAATATAA
- a CDS encoding GAP family protein has product MQGLNNIIDPNLMAIIMPLSWAAAVSPTALSVFLIMVSITDNPKLSGFSFYLGAIFVLLLTVLIGFLMGNALQNTGHADPATIASIDIFLGAILVLLGLRSAFSKGNKRNSSLFEYLKIDKKASKFAQFRRYFTVGLLTFLINFSTAIFVLAAGRQIGIAKAGLWADIGAVAVLTIITLIVVEVPLFFFLVFPKTAQRVTQPLNHWLFKHTNLVMAAFLLFIGGLVIYNGLSRIGVT; this is encoded by the coding sequence ATGCAGGGGTTGAATAATATAATAGATCCAAATCTCATGGCCATAATTATGCCCTTATCCTGGGCTGCAGCAGTTAGTCCCACGGCATTGTCCGTTTTCTTGATTATGGTGTCTATTACGGATAATCCCAAGCTTTCAGGATTCTCTTTTTATTTGGGAGCGATATTCGTACTTTTATTAACGGTATTAATCGGATTTTTAATGGGAAATGCTCTCCAAAATACGGGTCATGCCGACCCGGCCACCATAGCATCCATTGACATATTTTTAGGTGCTATTTTAGTTCTATTGGGGTTAAGAAGTGCTTTTTCTAAAGGAAATAAAAGAAATAGCTCTTTATTCGAGTACCTTAAGATTGATAAAAAAGCAAGTAAATTTGCCCAGTTCCGTCGATATTTCACAGTTGGTCTTTTAACCTTTTTAATTAATTTTAGTACAGCTATATTTGTTTTAGCCGCTGGAAGACAAATTGGAATTGCTAAAGCAGGACTTTGGGCGGATATAGGTGCAGTAGCTGTCTTAACCATCATCACTTTAATCGTGGTGGAAGTTCCTCTATTCTTCTTCTTGGTGTTCCCTAAAACTGCCCAAAGAGTTACTCAACCCCTGAACCATTGGCTTTTTAAGCACACTAATTTGGTCATGGCAGCGTTTTTACTATTTATTGGGGGATTGGTCATTTATAATGGTCTTTCTCGTATAGGAGTAACCTGA